A stretch of Phoenix dactylifera cultivar Barhee BC4 unplaced genomic scaffold, palm_55x_up_171113_PBpolish2nd_filt_p 000074F, whole genome shotgun sequence DNA encodes these proteins:
- the LOC120104672 gene encoding uncharacterized protein LOC120104672 isoform X1 produces MEAEGESCASQSRRHGTASPPSDPARMAGGASRYLADLPSRGLFSNTIPSSNLGGIRVYVCDHDTTPPDEQLIKTNTTNILIRALQINKQKSDSKDAATKATSESKKGKRFILPCFPTVGLARKLVSLVQAGCKDWNIWISAERTSEGRTPSKRAKTNIAPGSTHQEGTSSGLFLEDASYYDCRAVACTTERERALPKREKGRTDYALAK; encoded by the exons ATGGAGGCGGAAGGGGAAAGCTGCGCCTCCCAGTCGCGGCGGCACGGAACCGCGTCTCCGCCGAGCGATCCCGCTCGGATGGCGGGAGGAGCTTCCAGATACCTTGCCGACCTCCCCTCCCGTGGCCTCTTCTCCAACACCATCCCCTCTTCGAACCTG GGGGGCATCCGGGTTTATGTCTGTGACCATGATACGACGCCCCCAG atgaacaactaattaagacAAACACAACGAACATATTGATTAGAGCTCTCCAAATCAACAAACAAAAGAGTGATTCAAAGGATGCAGCAACTAAAGCTACATCAGAGagcaagaaaggaaaaag GTTCATTCTCCCTTGTTTTCCTACAGTTGGCTTGGCGAGGAAGTTGGTTTCGTTAGTTCAGGCTGGTTGTAAAGATTggaacatatggat ATCTGCTGAAAGAACTTCAGAAGGAAGGACTCCATCTAAAAGAGCAAAAACTAATATTGCTCCTGGTAGTACCCATCAAG AGGGAACCAGTTCTGGGCTTTTCTTGGAGGATGCTTCATACTATGACTGTAGAGCGGTTGCGTGCACTACTGAAAGAGAGAGGGCTCTCCCCAAGAGGGAAAAAG
- the LOC120104672 gene encoding uncharacterized protein LOC120104672 isoform X2, whose translation MEAEGESCASQSRRHGTASPPSDPARMAGGASRYLADLPSRGLFSNTIPSSNLGGIRVYVCDHDTTPPDEQLIKTNTTNILIRALQINKQKSDSKDAATKATSESKKGKRSAERTSEGRTPSKRAKTNIAPGSTHQEGTSSGLFLEDASYYDCRAVACTTERERALPKREKGRTDYALAK comes from the exons ATGGAGGCGGAAGGGGAAAGCTGCGCCTCCCAGTCGCGGCGGCACGGAACCGCGTCTCCGCCGAGCGATCCCGCTCGGATGGCGGGAGGAGCTTCCAGATACCTTGCCGACCTCCCCTCCCGTGGCCTCTTCTCCAACACCATCCCCTCTTCGAACCTG GGGGGCATCCGGGTTTATGTCTGTGACCATGATACGACGCCCCCAG atgaacaactaattaagacAAACACAACGAACATATTGATTAGAGCTCTCCAAATCAACAAACAAAAGAGTGATTCAAAGGATGCAGCAACTAAAGCTACATCAGAGagcaagaaaggaaaaag ATCTGCTGAAAGAACTTCAGAAGGAAGGACTCCATCTAAAAGAGCAAAAACTAATATTGCTCCTGGTAGTACCCATCAAG AGGGAACCAGTTCTGGGCTTTTCTTGGAGGATGCTTCATACTATGACTGTAGAGCGGTTGCGTGCACTACTGAAAGAGAGAGGGCTCTCCCCAAGAGGGAAAAAG